The DNA sequence GGCGGTCTACGAGATCGGCGGCCCGCGCATCGGCTTCGTGCATCTCCCCACCACGCGCCTGACCTCGTCCTCGCCATCGGCCGACGACAACGATCGTCCACGCTCGGCGCGCAGTTCGACAGACGGCGAGCGACCACGTTCGCGACGGCGCTCGGAGCGCAGCGCACCGTCCGGAGCAACCGCCCGCTGCCGCGACGGCACGCCGTCGTTCAGCACGCATCGCCGCGGCACCTGCTCGCATCACGGAGGAGTGGCGGAGTGGTATTAGATCGCGCAGCGCAGCCGCGTCTGTGAGTTACCCAGCACCAGCCTTCGATCTTGCGCCCGAATGCCGCGGCCGCAGTCGCGGAGCGACTTTGTGCTGTTGTTGCATGCGAATTCCATTCGCCTTCCACCCTGCCGCGGCCAAGCCGTGCCGACGCCGTGTCGCCGCCGCGGCCGCCGTGGTAAACTGCCGGGATCGTGAAGCACGACTCCCTACCCGGCATCCACATGACGGATCGATACGACGTGATCGTGGCCGGCCTGGGCGCGATGGGCAGCGCCTCGGCGTACCACCTGGCGCGGCGCGGGCTGCGCGTGCTGGGGCTGGACCGCTGGCCGCAGCCGCACGCCCACGGCTCGTCGCACGGCGACAGCCGCATCATCCGCGAGATGTACTTCGAGCACCCGCTGTACGTCCCGCTCGTGCAGCGCGCGTACGAGCTCTGGCGCGAGCTGGAGCGCGACGCCGGCGAGCCGCTGATGCGCATCCACGGTGGCCTGATGATCGGCCCGCGGGACGGAATGCTCATCACCGGCACCCTCCGCAGCGCCGCCGAGCACGGGCTCCCGTACGAGTTGCTGTCGCCCGCCGCGGTCCGCGTCCGCTTCCCCGCCTTCGCCATCTCCGGCGACCTCGTCGCCGTGTTCGACCCGCGCGCGGGATATCTCCACCCCGAGGCGTGCACCGCCGCGCACCTGGCGCTCGCCGCCCGCCACGGCGCCGACCTCCGCTACGGCGAGCCGGTGGCGGGGTGGGAGGAAGACGGAGACGGCGTCCGCGTCCGCACCGCGACGCAGGCGTGGACGGCCGATCGCCTGCTCGTCACCGCCGGCGCGTGGACGCGGGAGCTGCTGGGCGGGATCGATCTCCCGCTCACCGTCGAGCGCCAGGTGCCGTTCTGGTTCGATCTCCCCGCGGGTGAGGATTACGAGCCGGAGCGCTGCCCGATCTACGCGTGGGAGCACACGACGGGCTTCATCGGCTACGGCTTCCCGCGGCTGGAGAAGGGCGTGAAGGCCGCGCGGATGCACCAGGGCGAGACCGCCGCGCACCCCGACGGCATTCGCCGCACCGTCGACTCAGACGAGGTGGAGCCGCTGCGGGCCGCGCTGCGCCAGATCCTCCCCGCCGCCGCGGCCGCGCCGGTGCGCGAGAGCACGACCTGTCTCTTCACCAACACCCCGGACGGCGACTTCGCCATCGGCTTCCACCCGGCGCATCCGCGCGTCCTCATCTCCACCCCCTGCTCGGGCCACGGCTTCAAGTTCGCCTCCGCCATCGGCGAGCTGCACGCCGACCTGCTGACCGAGGGCCGCACCCGCTTCGACCTCGCCCCATTCCGCCTGGAGCGCTTCGGTTGACGCGCGCGATCACGATCGTATCACGCCACACAAACAGGCGTTGAGCGCCCATTTCGCTGATTTACGAATCGGTTGCGCCATGGAGCGCGAAATGCATCTGTTTACGCCCGAGCCGCGGCCGCGCTCCTGTGCCGGCCGGCTCACGAGCCTTTCCTTCGACCCCCACCCCTCGGAGGCACCTCATGAAGAAGCTGGCGCTCGAGCTGGACACGCTGCTGGTCGAATCGTTCGACACCACGCCCGCCGGACGCGTCGTGATGGGCGGCACGGTGCGCGCGCACGACTCCCGCGCGTACCCCGTGGACGAGAACACCAACAGCGGCGACGGGACGTGCTGGGAGGCCGGGTGCAACAACAACACGGCGGGCGGCGAGAACACCTGCGACACGGGGTGCGGCGGAACGCAGTACGTGACCTGCAACCCCACCGAGGCCAACTGCGTGGTGCAGACCGACAACACCTGCTACGGCTACACCTGCTACGGGGTGAGCTGCGGGCCCGCCGGCTCGTGCAGCCAGGGCTGCTACGTGTGAGCGGCGCCTTCCCGCGGACCGGCGATTGACACGCGGCGGGAGCGTGGATACCGTTCATCCGCAACCCGTTTCCAGGTGATGGCAAGATGATGGTGGACATCCACATGGGCATTTCGATGCGGCGCATCCGCGGCCACGGTCGCGGATCCGCCTGCGGCGAGGCTGTGCCCATCGTACGGATGTCGTAAGCCCCGGCAGAAGCCGGTCGCGACAGGCCGTGGGCGCGCTCTCGTGCGCGCCCACGGCCTTTTTCGTTCGCCCGCAGGCCGCGGCGCGTGTGCAGGCACGCGCCGCGGCTTTTCCCGTTTTTCCCGAAATCGAGCGATCAACCCATGAACACGAGCGTGGCCCGATGGGAAGAAGAAAGAATCAGGCTCGGCCTGCAGGGAGCGACAGCTGGAACCCGGTGGCCGACTGGTACACCGGCTGGGTGGGCGCCGAGGGAAGCGAGCACCACCGCCGCGTCGCCATCCCCGCGCTGCTGGAGCTGCTGCTCCCCGCGCGCGGCGAGCAGGTGCTGGACGTGGGCTGCGGGCCGGGGGTGCTGGCCCCGCACGTGGCCGGGGCCGGCGCGCGCTACACCGGCGTGGACGCCAGCCGCAGGCTGCTGGAGTTCGCGCGGCGCCACCACGCCGCGCACGGCCGCTTCGTCCAGGGCGACGCCACGAAGCTGCAGGAGATCGGCGAGCTCCAGGCGGGCGCGTTCGACGCGGCGGTGTTCCTGCTGAGCATCCAGGACATCGACCCGCTGGAAGACGCGCTGGCGGCGGCGGCGTGGGCGGTGCGGCCCGGCGGGCGCGTGGTGCTGCTGATGACGCACCCGTGCTTCCGCATCCCCCGCCAGAGCGGGTGGGGATGGGACCGCCAGCGCAAGCTGCAGTACCGCCGCGTGGACCGGTACCTGACGCGGCTGGCGGTGCCGATGAAGAGCTACGGCGCCGCCCGCCACGGCTTCACCCGCAGCTATCACCGCCCGCTCGGGGCGTACGTGAACGGCCTGGCCGCCTGCGGGCTGCGGGTCGACGGCATCCACGAGATCCCCACGCACAAGTCTCCGGAGCCCGGCCCGCACGCCCGCGCCGAACGGCTGGCCACGCGCGAGATCCCGCTCTTCCTCGGCCTCCGCGCCGTGAAGGAGGAGGGGAGATGAAGACCGGCCCCCGCGCGCGGCATGCGCGGGGGCCACTTTCACACCGCCGCCTCCACCTCCGCGATGAACTCGTCCAGCATGCGGTTCACCTCTTCGGGGCGGTCGAGCTGGATCCAGTGGCCGGTGCCGGTCACCATCCGGTGCGCGAGCGACGGGTCGATGACGTGCAGGCTCATCGGCCCGTCGTTCTGCGGCGTGGTGATGGAGATGCGCAGCCCGCGGTAGCCCCGCAGCAGCGCCTCCACGTCCAGGTCGCGAAGCGCGCGGAGGATGCCGGCGACGGTGGCCCGCGGCGTCGCGCGCAGATCAGCCAGCAGGCGGTCGCGGACGGCGGGGTCCGCGCCCGCGATGCCGCGCCAGTAGGCGTCGATCGCCTCTTGATACCCGTCCCCCTCCAGCGTGGCGAGGAACGGGTCGATCATCTCCGCGGGAACGCGCC is a window from the Longimicrobium sp. genome containing:
- the solA gene encoding N-methyl-L-tryptophan oxidase; translation: MTDRYDVIVAGLGAMGSASAYHLARRGLRVLGLDRWPQPHAHGSSHGDSRIIREMYFEHPLYVPLVQRAYELWRELERDAGEPLMRIHGGLMIGPRDGMLITGTLRSAAEHGLPYELLSPAAVRVRFPAFAISGDLVAVFDPRAGYLHPEACTAAHLALAARHGADLRYGEPVAGWEEDGDGVRVRTATQAWTADRLLVTAGAWTRELLGGIDLPLTVERQVPFWFDLPAGEDYEPERCPIYAWEHTTGFIGYGFPRLEKGVKAARMHQGETAAHPDGIRRTVDSDEVEPLRAALRQILPAAAAAPVRESTTCLFTNTPDGDFAIGFHPAHPRVLISTPCSGHGFKFASAIGELHADLLTEGRTRFDLAPFRLERFG
- a CDS encoding class I SAM-dependent methyltransferase — its product is MGRRKNQARPAGSDSWNPVADWYTGWVGAEGSEHHRRVAIPALLELLLPARGEQVLDVGCGPGVLAPHVAGAGARYTGVDASRRLLEFARRHHAAHGRFVQGDATKLQEIGELQAGAFDAAVFLLSIQDIDPLEDALAAAAWAVRPGGRVVLLMTHPCFRIPRQSGWGWDRQRKLQYRRVDRYLTRLAVPMKSYGAARHGFTRSYHRPLGAYVNGLAACGLRVDGIHEIPTHKSPEPGPHARAERLATREIPLFLGLRAVKEEGR
- a CDS encoding alpha/beta fold hydrolase, with translation MGDATVELHADDGGAGDGLPVVFLHSLAGNTRHWEAQLAHLRASRRAVALDWRGHGRSGAAPDGGWSPAEMARDVAAAVDRLGLARFVLAGHSAGGLVALAYAGMHPERVAGLFLLDPSGDMRRVPAEMIDPFLATLEGDGYQEAIDAYWRGIAGADPAVRDRLLADLRATPRATVAGILRALRDLDVEALLRGYRGLRISITTPQNDGPMSLHVIDPSLAHRMVTGTGHWIQLDRPEEVNRMLDEFIAEVEAAV
- a CDS encoding DUF3761 domain-containing protein, with protein sequence MGGPRIGFVHLPTTRLTSSSPSADDNDRPRSARSSTDGERPRSRRRSERSAPSGATARCRDGTPSFSTHRRGTCSHHGGVAEWY